The DNA sequence CAGTGGGCCGACGCGGATGTCTTCTGCCGCCTGATCAAGGTCGAGGTCGCCTCGCACAGCCCGCAGGTCGAGGTGCTCGACGAGGACCTACGACAGGCGCTCGCAGAGCTTGAGCCGGCCACCGCGAAGGTGCGGATGTACTCCACCGTGGTGGCCCGGGACTGCGACGGCAGCGAACTCGGCCCCGACTACTGGGTACGGAACCTGCGCGCGCCGGTGCTGTTCTCCCAGGCGGTCGGCGCTCTCATGGCCGAGGGCGACACCGTCTTCGTGGAAATCGCCCCGCACCCGGTGCTGCTGCCGGCCATCGAGGAAGACGGGGGGAGGGTGCTGCCGTCATCGCGCCGGGACCACGACGAACGGTCGGTGTTCCTGGAGTCGCTGGCCTGCCTGTACACCGCGGGCCACACCATCGATTGGCGGGCCCTGCACCCGGGCGGCGGCCGATGTGTGGACCTGCCCCCCTACCCCTTTCAGCGTGAGCGGTACTGGGTGGACACCGCCCCGCCACCACACCCCACGACGGGCCACCCGCTGCTGGGTGAGCCAGTCAGTCCCGCGACCGCGCCCGGCACCCGTATCCGCCAGCGCACGCTGCGGCTGCCCTACCTCGCCGACCACCGGGTCGGCGGCTCGGCGATCCTGCCCGCGGCGGCCTATCTGGAAATGGCCCTCAGCGCGGCGCGGACTCCGCCCCTGCTACGGGATGTGTCCTTCGAGCAGATGGCGGTGCTGGGCCAGGACGGTACCGGGACCGTGCAACTCGTCCAGGAGCAGGACACCTTCACCATCTTCGCCCGCGCCGCGGACGGCGGGAGCTGGACGCGCTGCGCCCGCGGCACGGCCCTTGCCGCGGAGACGGACGTCGCGCCGCCGCCTTCCGCCGAGTCCCCGCACACCATCCGGTCGCGCTGCCCCACCCGCGTCACAGCGGATGAGCACTATGACGGTTACGCGCGGCGCGGCATCGACTACGGTCCCGCCTTCCGTCAGGTGGCGCAGATGTGGACCGGTGACGCCGAGGCGCTCGGGCGGATCTCCCTGTCCGGCTCCCCGGCCGGTTACCTGTGCCACCCGGCGCTGCTGGACTCCTGCTTCCAGGTGCTGGGCGCCCTCGTGCCGGACCAGGGTCCGCCCGCCCCCGTCGTACCGGTGGGCGTCGGCCGGATGCGCGTGTACCGGCGGCCCGGGGACCAGGTGTGGGTGCACGCCCGCCTCAGCGGCACCGGCGACACCGGCGATCTCCGTGTCCTCGACGACGATGGGCAGGTTCTCATCGAGGTCGACCACCTCGCGGTACGGCGGCTGGCCGCCGCGCCTTCCCTGCGGGAGGTGTGCTACGAGGTGGCCTGGCGCCCGGTGGAACGGCCCGCGCTTCCGTCCGCCGGCCGGCCCGCGAGGGGCCCGTGGCTGGTGCTGGCCGACCGGTCGGGCGTGGGGACGGCGCTGGTGTCCCTGCTGGAGGCGCGGGGCCAGGAATGCGCCGTGGTCCAGGCACACGAGATGGACCCGGCCGACGACGCGGCGTGGGAAAGCCTGCTGGACCGGGTTCTGGGCGAGCGGCGGGAGTGCGCCGGAGTGGTGCACCTGTGGAGCCTGGATACCACCCCCACCGAGCACACCACCGCACAGACGCTCATGGCGGACCAGCGCCTGACCGGCCTGAGCACGCTGAGCCTGGTCCGGGCCCTCGCGCGTCGCCGGTGGCGCGACCATCCCCGGCTGTGGCTGGTCACCGCCGGGGCGCAGGACGCCGGTGGCACACCGGTCGCGGTGTCCCAGGCTCCGCTGTGGGGACTGGCCAGGACACTCGGCCTGGAGCACCCCGAGGTGGCCTGCACCCGGGTGGACCTGGCCCCGCGACCGGAAGCCGACCAGGCAGCCGGGGACCTGGTGCTGGAGTTGACCGCCCCCGACGGCGAGGACGAGATCGCCCTGCGGCCAGCCGGACGCTACGCCGCCCGGCTCCTGCGGTCCTCACCCGACGCCGTGGCCACCCAGCCGGCGTTCGCCCCGGATGGCACCTTCCTGATCACCGGCGGTCTGGGCGGCCTGGGCCTGGGCCTGGCCGAATGGCTGGCCGCGCACGGTGTCCGGCACCTGGTGCTGACCGGCCGGAGCGCCCCCTCCCCCGAAGCCCGGCAGCGGCTCGAGTCGCTCACCGCGTCCGGCACCGAGATCGTCGTCCACTCCGCCGACGTGACCCGCCGTGAGGATCTGGCCCGCGTGCTCGCCGACATCGACACCCGGCTCCCACCGCTGCGCGGTGTCGTGCACGCGGCCATGGTGCTGGATGACCGCACCGTCATGGAACTCGACGCCGAGCGATACGACCGCGTCATGGAGCCCAAGGCGCAGGGCGCCTGGAATCTGCACGAGCTGACCTGGGGCCGGCAACTGGACCACTTCGTGCTGTACTCCTCGGCCGCGACCCTCCTCGGATCGCCCGGCCAGGCCAACTACGCCGCGGCCAACGCCTTCCTCGGCGCCCTCGCCCGGCACCGGCGGTCACTCGGCGCCCCCGCCCTGTGCATCGACTGGGGGCTGTTCTCTCAGGCGGGCATCATGGCCGGACGCGACGGGGACGGGCAACGGCTGGCACACCGCGGCATCGGCACACTCACCCCCGAGGAAGGCACCGAGATCCTCGGCCACCTGCTGCCCGGCACCACCCCGCACCTGGCGGCCCTGCGGGTGAACCTGCGGCAGTGGCTGGAGTTCTACCCGGCCGCCGCCAGAGCGTCGCTCTTCACCGAACTGCGCGGCGAGGAATGGGCCACACCGCCTGACCCGGCGGCTGACCCGGATCTTGCCGCCCGGCTGCGCGACGCGGCCCCCGCCCAGCGCAGCCGCCTGGTCCAGGAAGCGGTCACCGGACAGCTGGGGAAGATCATGCGGATCGACGCGGCACGGATCGACACGACCGCCGCGTTCACCAGCATGGGCATCGACTCGCTGATGGCGCTGGAACTCCGCAACCGTCTGGAGTCGGTCTTCGGCATCCGGCTGCCGGTAACGGCGCTGTTCGCCTCCCCGACCGTGGCCGATCTGGCCGAGCAGGTCGTCGCGCTGCTCGGCATCGCTGAAGAGACCCCAGGACCGGTCACCGGGAACGCCCCGGGACCCGTCGCGCGGGAGACCCCGGGGAAGGCCGCCGAAGCGGCCCCGGGAGACCTCGATGAGCTGGGAACCGACGCGTTGCTCGCGCTGATCGACGACGCGGTCGACCGGATAGAAGGAGGCGAATAGCCGGTGAGCGACCACCAGGACATCGAGGCCACGTACCGGTCGCGGCTGCTGAAGGCGGCCACCGCACTGCGCGAGATGGAAAAGCGCATCGAACGACTCCAGCGGCGGGACAGCGAACCGGTCGCCGTGATCGGCATGGGCTGCCGCTTCCCCGGCGGCGCCGACCGTCCCGAAAGCTACTGGCGGATGCTGTCGGAGGGAACCGATCCAGTCTCGGCACGCCCCGCCCGCTCCCCAGCGGACGGGGAGGCAGCAGGCGCTCCGCTCCCGGGGGCGGAGTGGGGCGCCTTCATCCCGGACACGGACACCTTCGACGCCGCGTTCTTCGGCATCTCCCCACGCGAAGCGGCCCAGATGGACCCCCAGCAGCGGTTGCTCCTCGAAGTCGCCTGGGAAGCACTCGAAGACGCCGGAACCGTCCCCCAACAGCTCGCCGGCAGCGACACCGGCGTGTTCATGGGCATGAGCACCAACGACTACCTTCTGCTCAGCAACGAAGCAGGTGCCCGGGACGGCTACACCGGCACCGGCACCACCCACTGCTTCGGCCCCGGCCGCCTGTCCTACGTCCTGGGACTGCGCGGACCGAGCATGGCGATCGACACCGCGTGCTCCTCCTCGCTGGTGGCCATACATCTGGCCATGCGCAGCCTGCGCAGCAAGGAAAGCTCCCTCGCCCTGGCCGGCGGGGTGAACCTCATCCTCACCGACACCACCACCGAGATGGTGGCCGACCTCCAGGCCCTCTCCCCCGACGGCCGCTGCCGCACCTTCGACGCACAGGCAGGCGGTTTCGTCCGCGGCGAGGGCTGCGGAGTGGTGGTACTCAAACGGCTCTCGGACGCCCTCGCCGCCCGGGACCGGGTACTGGCCGTCCTGCACGGCAGCGCGGTCAACTCCGACGGACGGTCGGTGGGGCTGACCGCCCCCAACCTCGCGGCACAGCGCGAGGTACTGCGCACAGCACTGGCCGACGCCCGTATCTCCGCCTGCGACATCAGCTACGTGGAAACCCACGGCACCGGAACACCGCTGGGCGATCCGATCGAGGTGCAGGCCCTCGCGGACGTCCTGGGCGCCCCGCGGCCGGACGGGTCCCGCTGCGTCCTCGGGGCGGTGAAGAGCAACATCGGACACCTGGAAGCGGCGGCGGGCATCGCCGGCCTGATCAAAGCCATCCTCGCGCTGCACCACCAGGAAATACCGGGCAACCTGCACTTCAACACGCTCAATCCCAGAATCTCCCTCACCGGCACACCGCTTGAGATCCCCACCGGCTCCGTGCCCTGGCCCGCGGGCGGGCGCCCCCGGCTCGCCGGTGTCAGCTCCTTCGGCATGAGCGGCACCAACGCACACCTCATCCTCGGCGAACCACCCGAGGCCGAGCCGGCCGAAGACGCCACGGACACCATTCCCGCCGGGCAGCGCTGGGCACCGGGCTCCCCGGTGCTGCTGCCGCTGTCCGCCCGAACCCCTGAGGCCCTGACCGATCTGACACAGGCGTACGCGGACACCCTCGCCCAGACCGCCGACAGCGACCTGCGGTCCCTCGCCTGCACCGCCGCGACCCGGCGCCAGCACCACCCGCACCGGCTCGCCGTCGTCGGCACGACCGCGACCGAACTCGCCGACGCACTGCGCACCGCCGTCACCACGGCGCCCGCCGCCGCCACCAGCCCCACACTCACCTTCGTCTTCTCCGGCCAGGGCACACAGTGGGCGGGCATGACAGCCGAACTCCGGTCCAGCGAGGCGGCCTTCGCCGCCGCACTCGCCGAGTGCGACCGGCTGATCGCCCAGCATGCCCCCATCTCCGTGCTGGAGGAACTCGATGCGCCCGCTCGCCTGCACCTGACCGACATCGCCCAACCCGCCATCTTCGCGGTGCAGGTGGCGCTGGCGGCGCTGCTCGCCTCCTGGGGAGTCGAACCCGACGCCGTGATCGGCCACAGCGTCGGCGAGATCGCGGCCGCTCACCTCTCCGGCGCACTGGACCTTCCCGAAGCCGCCCGCCTGGCCGTACTGCGCGGCCGGGCCATGGCGCAAGGGCATGGGCGCGGCGCGATGACCGCCGTCGCACTCGGGCCGGAGGAGGCAGCCGCCGAGCTGCCCGCCATGGACACCGGCGTCGTCGTGGCCGCGGTCAACGACGACCATTCCGTCGTACTGTCCGGAGACGCCGACGAGCTCGCCGCCGTCGTGGCACACCTGCAACAGCGCGGTGTGCGCTGCCGCGCACTGGACGTCGACTACGCCTTCCACTCACCCCAGATGGCCCCGATGGCCGAACAGTTCGCCCACGACCTCGGCCACGTCACCACACAGCCAGGCAGCCGGCCGCTGTACAGCGCCGTCCACGGCAAACGCTGCACGGGAGAAGAACTGACCGCCGCGTACTGGGCGGACAACATACGGCAACCGGTGCTGTTCGCGGAGGCGGTACGGGCCGCGGGCACCGACGGGCACACCGTCTTCCTCGAAGTGACACCGCACTCGGTCCTGTCCGGCCACCTCAAGAACCTCCAGCCGCAGGCCACCGTGATCCCCACCCTCAGGCGGAATCGGCCAGAGGTGCCGGCCATGCTCACCGCCCTGGGCGCCCTCCACACCAGCGGCTGCCCGGTGGACTTCGCCGCCCTGTACCCCGAACGTCCCCGCCCGGTGACCCTGCCCACCTACCCGTGGCAGCGCAGACGCCACTGGCTGCACACCCCGCCCGCATCCACCACGGCCACTGCTGCTGCCCGGCACCCGCTGCTCGGCACCCGGTTGGACATCGCGGGCACCTGGGCGGTGTTCGAGACGCGGTGGGCAGCGGTGGACGAACCCCTGATACGCAAAGCCGTGCAGGCGGCAGCGGAAGCGGCCTGGGACGCCGGGCCGGTGCGGATCGAGGACTTCACCATCCAGGGAACCCCTCCGGCGCCGGGCCGGGTCCAGCTCGTGGTCAGCGGCTCCCCCCAGGACGGTGCCGTGGTAACCGTCCACGGCCGGGGGGACGACGGCAGGTGGACACCGTGCGCCACCGCACGCGCCCAGGCGCGGCCCGCCGGCGCCTCATGGCCCCAGGAGCTGCTCGCCCTGCCCGCCGACCAGCGCGAGGACGCCATCGCCCTGGCCGTACGTACCGACACCGCGACCGTCCTGCAACTGCCCTCGCCCTCCGAGGTCGGGGACGATCAGCCGCTGATGGACCTGGGCATGGACTCGCTGATGACCGTACAGCTGCGGCACGAGCTGGCCGCGCGCACAGGGTGGGCGCTCCCCTCGACACTCGCGTTCGACCACCCCACCCCCCGGGCCATCGCCCGCTACCTGATGGACGTACTCGACGCCGGCGGAATCCAGGAGGACACACCATGAAGGTCTACGGAACGACCACCAGCGCCTGCACACACAAGGTCTTGATGGTGCTGGCCGAGAAAGGCTGCGAAGCGGAACTGGTCGAAGTCAGCGTGCTCAAAGGCGAGGACAAGTCCCCCGAGCACCGGGTCCGCCAGCCCTTCGGGGAGATCCCCGTCCTGGAGGACGACGGCTACCTGCTGTATGAGTCCCGGGCCATCATCCGCTACCTGGACCAGCGGCTCCCGGGCCCCTCGCTGACCCCCGCCGACCTCCGCTCGCGGGGACTGATGGAGCAGTGGATCAGCATCGAGCAGTCCTACGTCAGCGGCCCGGTATGGGAACTGGTCAGGTCAGGCCCCGTCTACGACGTGATCCGCAACAGCCCCGGAGCCGCACTGATGCCGCCCCCGCCGGACGCGGCGGCCATCACCGCGGCCCGAGCCGAACTCGCCCAGGCCTTCGACGTCGCCGACGCCCGTCTGGCCGAGCACCCCTACCTGGCCGGCCCCGACTTCTCCCTCGCCGAGGTCACCTGGCTGCCCTACCTCCAGTACCTGTTCGCCTCCGGCGGCGGCGACCTGGTCACCCAACGCCCTCACCTGGCCCGATGGTGGCAGCAGATCAGCAACCGCCCCACCTGGCAGGCCGTCGGCAAGGTACTGGACCGGCCCGAATGAACACGTACGACCTGTGGAGCGACCACACCAGCGCCGACCCGCTGCCCACCCTCGCCCGGATGCGTTCCGACGCACCCGCCATACGACTGTTCAACCCATACCAAGACGCACCTGAGTGGTGGGTGACCCGGTACGACGACGTGGCCGCCCTCCTCCACGACCCGCGCTTCAGCAGAGACAAACGCAAACTCTCCGAGCAGGCCCGCGCCCGCTACTTCCGGGTGACCGAACTGGACCAGCTCGACCAGCACGTGCTCTACTCCGACCCTCCCGAACACACCCGACTCCGCTCCCTGGTCGGCAAAGCCTTCACCCCACGCCGCATCGCCGACCTGACACCGCGCGTCGAAGAGGCCGTCGAAAGGCTGCTGGACCAGGCAGAACAGCACGACACCACCGACCTGCTGGAGGCCCTCGCCTTCCGGCTCCCCCTCGCCGTCCTCACCGAACTGATCGGCATCCCCGAAGAAGACCGGGAGAAGTTCCGCGAGTGGACGGGCATCCTGGTGGCCCCCGCCGACTTCACCGCCCTGGCACGGATGGCCACCGAGTTCCAGGAGTACCTGGAACGGTTCCTCGCCCAGCGCCGCACCAGCCCCCGCCCAGACCTCACCAGCGCGCTGATCGCAGCCGAGGAGAGCGGCGAGCGGCTGACCCCGGCCGAGCTGATGAGCATGGTCTTCCTCCTCATCGCGGCGGGCTTCGAAACCACCGGCAACCTCATCGGCAACAGCGTATGGGCCCTCCTGACACACCCCGACCAGCTCAGGCGCCTGCGCGCCGACCCCGCCCTGACCGGCTCCGCGGTCGAAGAAGTCCTGCGCTACTGCCCACCGGTGAAAAACACCACCGGCGCCTTCCCCCTGGAAGACACCGAATTTTGCGGAGTGACCATCCCCGCGGAAGAAATGATCGTCGGCTCTCTCCTCTCCGCACACCACGACCCCACCCACTTCCCCGATCCCGAGCGCTTCGACATCACCCGCACACCCAACCGCCACCTCGCCTTCGGCCACGGCATCCACTTCTGCCTGGGCGCCGCACTCGCCCGTCTGGAAACCACCATCACCCTCAACGCACTCCTGCGCCGCTACCCCCACCTCACCCTCGCCGCCGACCCCGACACACTGCGCTGGAAAGACGGCGTATTCATCCGAGGCATGGAAACCCTGCCCGTCACCTGGGGAGACCGGTAAAACACCACCACCACAGCGCCCCCTTCCGGGACATCAACCAGACCACAACAAACGGAGCAAGGTGAAAACGGTGCAGATACGGCAGGCAACACCGGACGACATCGATGCCATCATGGCCGTGGAACAAGACTGGGAAGAGCCACAGCGCGCAAGCCGCGAACAAATGCTCACCCGCCTGCGGGTCTTCCCCGAAGGCTTCTGGCTCTTCAACAACACCAGCGGGGAAACCGTGGGAACCCTCATGGGCTTCCCCCTCCACTACTCCCCCGCCGAAGTATCCGAACTCAGCAGCTGGGACACCGTTACCAACCACGGCCACTACCCCGACATCGACCTCACCACAGCCAACGCGCTCTACCTCGCCTCCGGATCGCTCAAGCGCTCCGCCAGAGGCGGCACGGCCTACGCAGCCATGATGGAAACCCCAGTCGACCTCGCTCAACGCCTCGGCCTCGACTACGTCCTCGCCGGCGCCAAAATCCCCGGCTACGACGCCTACTGCCGCCGATACGGCGAAATCGACGCGCGCGACTACGCCTTCAAGGAACTCAACGGCTGCCTCATCGACCCGTTCCTGGAGATGTACCGGGGCCACCACTACACCGTCCCCGACCGCAATCACATCATCCCCGACTACTACCCCGACCCGCCCAGCCGCGACTACGGGGCCCTCGTCGTACGCCACATAAAATAAACCCACCCCATCCATCTCACGTCTCACAGCCGCTCGCGGATGCGGACAGGGGCACCCCGTCCGGGCGTACCACCCGGCGACCACCGATTCGTTCGTGTGGCGCGCCGCGCCCTTCGGACGCGACGTGGTCACCGGTGGTGTCTGTTCCGGCAGGAGCCAGAGGTTACGGGCTTGCCTTCGAGCCGGCTGCGCACGGTGCCTTCGAGGACGTAGGCGTAGACGAACGCCCGGCCGTGCCGGTGCGGCATCGCGTGTGCGTTGGGCGGGAAGTCGACGACCGCCGAGGTGAACGTCTTGCCCTTCGCATTCGGAAGGGCCTGCTGGAGCAGCGGCCTGAGGGTTTCGGTGGGGCGCGTCGATGCCACGGCCGCGGTCGGCGTCTTGGCATGGGCGGGCTGGTCCGAGGACGAGCAGGCCGTGGCCGCGGTCAGCGTGGTGACGGCCAGCAGGCCACCGGCGATCCGCATGCCGATCACGATCGGTCTCCTGTTCCGTCTTGCGTGACGCGGATGATCGTCTTGCCCGGAGTGCGCTTGCCGGGGGCGAACGCGGCGGGCGCTTCGGCAAGCGGCCGCACAGCACCGACGACCGGCTTGAGCCGGCCGTCCCTCAGCCGCGCGGCGAGATCGGTGAGCCGAGCGCGGTCGGGTTCGACGACGAAGAAGATGGCCCGCCCCTCTTTGGGCTGGACCTTGGGCGGCATGGCGATGGTGACGAGCGTGCCGCCGGCCCGGACCAGGGCGGCCGAGCGGTCGAGGATGTCGCCGCCGATCACATCGAACACGACGTCGGCCTCGCCGGCGTCCTCCAGTTCCTCGGTCCGCAGGTCCAGGAAGGTGTCGACGCCCAGGGCGAGAGCCCTGTCCCGGTCGGCGGACCGGCCGGTGCCGATGACCCGGGCGCCGGCCTCGCGGGCGAGCTGTACCGCGATCGACCCGACGCCGCCCGCGGCACCGTGGACCAGGACGGTCTGGCCGGTGGTAAGGCGGCCGTGGTCGAACAGGCCCTGCCAGGCGGTCAGCCCGGAGATCGGCAGGGCGGCGGCCAGGGTGTGGTCGATGTCCGCCGGCAGCGGCGCGAGGTTGCGGGCCTCCACCGCGGCGTACTCGGCGAGCGAGCCGTTGCGGGTCCAGTCGGCGAGGCCGAACACCCGCTGGCCGACCCTCAGGCCGGTGGTGCCGTACCCCAGCTCTGCGACGACACCGGACAGGTCGTGCCCGGGTACGCTCGGCGTCCGGTCGCGGCCGGCACGATCGGTCCACGTGCCGGGCCAGTCCAGCTCTCCGGGGGTGAAGCCCGCCGCGTGCACCCGCACGATGACGTCGTTCTCGGCCGCGTGGGGGTAGGGCATGTCCGTCAGGGACATCCCGGCGAGACCGGCGTCACGGTCTCGCACAGTGATGGCTTGCATACAGGTCCTTACTGGGAGGGGCGATTCAGGCGAGCAGTCCGTTCGGCGCAGCCCGTTCACGCACAGGGCTCGTCGTCGGAAAGACGCGGGCAGGTGGATGTATGCCACTTCGTACGATCGATCTCACCTGCTCGCGCACGCCTTCGCGGTAGAACACCTGGGCGAGCTCGCCGCCGACCTCGGGGAAGTCGATGCGGTCCGGGTGCCGCTGGCGCCACACCCGCGCGCGCCGCGGAGACCTTGCCGCCCCGTCGGTGACGTAGACGGCGTCCGGGTGCAGGAGCCTGACCAGGCCGGCCAGGGCCCCGGCCTCGTAGGCAGCGCGGAAGACCGCGAGGACGCGTTCGCGTTCCGCCTTCGACGCCTGCGGCATGGACTGCTTCGCTTTGGCCACCCGCCGTCGCGCCCGCGAGGCGAGCTGCCGGGCACCCGGCACGGAGACGTCCAGCACTTCGGCGATCCGGCCGAACTCAAGACCGAAGACGTCGTGCAGGACGAAGGCCACCCGCTCCGGCGGGGACAGCTCCTCCATGATCAGGAGCATCGCCGAACCGACGGACTCATCGACGAGTACCGGTTGCGAGGCGTCCGGCCCCGTCAGCAGCGGTTCCGGCAGCCACGGTCCGCCACAGGTCTCCCGGCGGAAACGGGCACCGACCAGCGCCACGGGCCGGCTCCCCGCGGCCGTTATGCGCGGCCGCGGGGAGCGAGAAGTAGGTGCAGGGCCGTACACGCGATCGTGCGCGGCCTTGGCGGCGGTTCAGGCGGTCGAAGTGATCGCTCGGGTGACGGCCGTGATCGCCGGGGCGGGGTGGCCGGGGAGGCGTGCCACGAGCACCCGGCGGATCTCGGGGGGTGCGCCGTCGACGCACAGCAGGCTCACCCCGGGCGGCAGCACCGGTGAGAGCCGGTTCGGCACCGTCGTCACACCGAACCCGCCGGCGACCAGCTGGAGCTTCGTCAGCCAGTCGCGCGCGGAGTGGAGGATGCGCGGCCGTCCGGGCAGGCCGGGCCAGACGCCGAGCAGCGGCTCGGAGCTCGATGACGGGGTGGCGATCCACGCGGCGTCGACCAGCTCGTCGACGTGCACCGAGGTGCGTCCGGCGAACTCTCCGGTCGACGCCACCGCCACGACCAGTTCGGTGTCCGCGACGGTCTCGACGTGCAGGCGCGGCGAGTCGCCGTCGAAGGGCCGGTGGGGTGGGCGGGACGTCAGCACGGCGAGGTCGAGCGAGCCCGCGCGCAGCGCCCGGATCAGCGTGGGCGTGGTGCCCTCGCTGGTGGTGACCGTGATCTGCGGGCCGGCCGCCGCGAGGTGTGCGAGCGCGGCGGGCAGGACCACCGCGCCCGCGCTCAGGAACACCCCGAGCCGCACCAGTTCGGTCCGCGGGACGGTGCCAGTGAGTTCCCGCTCGGCCGCCGCGAGCGAGGCCAGGACCGTATGGGCGTGCCGCAGCAGGGTCAAGCCCGAGGGGGTGAGCCGTACCCCGTCCGGCCGGCGTTCGAACAGGGTGGTGCCCACACTGCGTTCGAGGGCGGCGGCCTGGCGTGAGACGGCCGACTGCGTGTAGCCGAGTCGGGCAGCTGCCGCGGTGAAGCTGCCGGACTCGGCGATCTGCCGCAGGACCCGCAGTCCCGCGCTGGAGATGTCCATGCGACATACGCATACCATGAATGCCAGATCATCGCTTCCCGCATGCCCACCCAGCTCCTAGTGTCGATCCCACAGCACGGACGAACATGGAGGTCATCACGTGCGAGCAGCAGTTCTGACGCAGTTCGGCGCCCCGCTCACCGTGCGGGAGGTGCCGGACCCCGAGGCCGGGGGCGGTGAGGTGGTGGTCGAGGTCCTCGCCGCCGGCGTGGCTCCCTACGCGGCCGAAGTCTTCAGCGGCAAGCGGAAGTACCCCCTTGTCCCTCCTGTCGTGCCCGGTGTCGGCGCGGTGGGGCGGATCGTCCACGTCGGCCCCGACGCCACCCGGCTGCGGGTCGGCGACCTGGTGTGGTGCGACTCGACGGTGCGCTCGCGGGACGATGCCCTGACGCCCGACATCACGCTCCAGGGCTGGAGTTCGCGCGGCGAGGGCGGCGCGCGGCTCGCCGAGTACCTGCACGACGGCGCGTTCGCCGAGCTCATGCGGGTCCCGACGGAGAACGTCTTTCCGCTGCCCGCCGCGGCCGGGAAGGATCCGGCCCGCTGGGCCGCGCTCACCGTGCACACCATCTCCTACGGCGGGCTGCTGGCGGGCGGGCTCGCGGCCGGCGAGACGCTGCTCGTCAGCGGGGCGACCGGCAACCTCGGCAGCAGCGCGGTCGCGGTCGCGTTCGCGATGGGAGCGGGCCGCGTGGTCGCCCCGGGCCGCAACCAGGCCGCGCTGGACCTCCTCGCCGACCGGTTCGGTCCGCGTCTGCGCCCGGTCCCGCTGACCGGGGACGAGGCCGCCGACCGCGCGGCGATGTCCGCGGCGGCCGACGGCCCGATCG is a window from the Streptomyces luomodiensis genome containing:
- a CDS encoding glutathione S-transferase family protein translates to MKVYGTTTSACTHKVLMVLAEKGCEAELVEVSVLKGEDKSPEHRVRQPFGEIPVLEDDGYLLYESRAIIRYLDQRLPGPSLTPADLRSRGLMEQWISIEQSYVSGPVWELVRSGPVYDVIRNSPGAALMPPPPDAAAITAARAELAQAFDVADARLAEHPYLAGPDFSLAEVTWLPYLQYLFASGGGDLVTQRPHLARWWQQISNRPTWQAVGKVLDRPE
- a CDS encoding LysR family transcriptional regulator, with the translated sequence MDISSAGLRVLRQIAESGSFTAAAARLGYTQSAVSRQAAALERSVGTTLFERRPDGVRLTPSGLTLLRHAHTVLASLAAAERELTGTVPRTELVRLGVFLSAGAVVLPAALAHLAAAGPQITVTTSEGTTPTLIRALRAGSLDLAVLTSRPPHRPFDGDSPRLHVETVADTELVVAVASTGEFAGRTSVHVDELVDAAWIATPSSSSEPLLGVWPGLPGRPRILHSARDWLTKLQLVAGGFGVTTVPNRLSPVLPPGVSLLCVDGAPPEIRRVLVARLPGHPAPAITAVTRAITSTA
- a CDS encoding NADP-dependent oxidoreductase yields the protein MQAITVRDRDAGLAGMSLTDMPYPHAAENDVIVRVHAAGFTPGELDWPGTWTDRAGRDRTPSVPGHDLSGVVAELGYGTTGLRVGQRVFGLADWTRNGSLAEYAAVEARNLAPLPADIDHTLAAALPISGLTAWQGLFDHGRLTTGQTVLVHGAAGGVGSIAVQLAREAGARVIGTGRSADRDRALALGVDTFLDLRTEELEDAGEADVVFDVIGGDILDRSAALVRAGGTLVTIAMPPKVQPKEGRAIFFVVEPDRARLTDLAARLRDGRLKPVVGAVRPLAEAPAAFAPGKRTPGKTIIRVTQDGTGDRS
- a CDS encoding zinc-binding alcohol dehydrogenase family protein; translation: MRAAVLTQFGAPLTVREVPDPEAGGGEVVVEVLAAGVAPYAAEVFSGKRKYPLVPPVVPGVGAVGRIVHVGPDATRLRVGDLVWCDSTVRSRDDALTPDITLQGWSSRGEGGARLAEYLHDGAFAELMRVPTENVFPLPAAAGKDPARWAALTVHTISYGGLLAGGLAAGETLLVSGATGNLGSSAVAVAFAMGAGRVVAPGRNQAALDLLADRFGPRLRPVPLTGDEAADRAAMSAAADGPIDMVIDLLPPSAPSSASRAAAMTVREYGRVVLMGGVGMLGGDDLALPYPWIMRNSITVRGQWMYPRTANVGIIRLLAAGTLDLAPERVRSFDLDAVNDAIAYAAAHGGPFDRTSLTPSAG
- a CDS encoding sigma factor-like helix-turn-helix DNA-binding protein; the encoded protein is MALVGARFRRETCGGPWLPEPLLTGPDASQPVLVDESVGSAMLLIMEELSPPERVAFVLHDVFGLEFGRIAEVLDVSVPGARQLASRARRRVAKAKQSMPQASKAERERVLAVFRAAYEAGALAGLVRLLHPDAVYVTDGAARSPRRARVWRQRHPDRIDFPEVGGELAQVFYREGVREQVRSIVRSGIHPPARVFPTTSPVRERAAPNGLLA
- a CDS encoding cytochrome P450 family protein; the encoded protein is MNTYDLWSDHTSADPLPTLARMRSDAPAIRLFNPYQDAPEWWVTRYDDVAALLHDPRFSRDKRKLSEQARARYFRVTELDQLDQHVLYSDPPEHTRLRSLVGKAFTPRRIADLTPRVEEAVERLLDQAEQHDTTDLLEALAFRLPLAVLTELIGIPEEDREKFREWTGILVAPADFTALARMATEFQEYLERFLAQRRTSPRPDLTSALIAAEESGERLTPAELMSMVFLLIAAGFETTGNLIGNSVWALLTHPDQLRRLRADPALTGSAVEEVLRYCPPVKNTTGAFPLEDTEFCGVTIPAEEMIVGSLLSAHHDPTHFPDPERFDITRTPNRHLAFGHGIHFCLGAALARLETTITLNALLRRYPHLTLAADPDTLRWKDGVFIRGMETLPVTWGDR